One region of Oryza glaberrima chromosome 7, OglaRS2, whole genome shotgun sequence genomic DNA includes:
- the LOC127778716 gene encoding nuclear transcription factor Y subunit B-10 — protein sequence MPESDNESGGPSNAGEYASAREQDRFLPIANVSRIMKRALPANAKISKDAKETVQECVSEFISFITGEASDKCQREKRKTINGDDLLWAMTTLGFEDYIDPLKLYLHKFRELEGEKAIGAAGSGGGGAASSGGSGSGSGSHHHQDASRNNGGYGMYGGGGGGMIMMMGQPMYGSPPASSAGYAQPPPPHHHHHQMVMGGKGAYGHGGGGGGGPSPSSGYGRQDRL from the coding sequence ATGCCGGAGTCGGACAACGAGTCGGGGGGGCCGAGCAACGCGGGGGAGTACGCGTCGGCGAGGGAGCAGGACAGGTTCCTGCCGATCGCGAACGTGAGCAGGATCATGAAGAGGGCGCTCCCGGCGAACGCCAAGATCAGCAAGGACGCcaaggagacggtgcaggagtgCGTCTCGGAGTTCATCTCCTTCATCACCGGCGAGGCCTCCGACAAGTGCCAGCGGGAGAAGCGCAAGACCATCAACGGCGACGACCTCCTCTGGGCGATGACCACGCTCGGCTTCGAGGACTACATCGACCCGCTCAAGCTCTACCTCCACAAGTTCCGCGAGCTCGAGGGCGAGAAGgccatcggcgccgccggcagcggcggcggtggcgccgcctcctccggcggctccggctccggctccggctcgcACCACCACCAGGATGCTTCCCGGAACAATGGCGGATACGGcatgtacggcggcggcggcggcggcatgatcATGATGATGGGACAGCCTATGtacggctcgccgccggcgtcgtcggctGGGtacgcgcagccgccgccgccccaccaccaccaccaccagatgGTGATGGGAGGGAAAGGTGCgtatggccatggcggcggcggcggcggcgggccctcgccgtcgtcgggatACGGCCGGCAAGACAGGCTATGA
- the LOC127778939 gene encoding probable carboxylesterase 18 — translation MAAAASDKPPLPWRALLLVGAVSVLHSASLRRDGTVNRFLLSLFDRVVPPNPAPDAAGVSSSDHAVSDDLRVRMFVPAAVARDGGGDLPVVVYFHGGGFVFHSVASAQFDALCRRFASAIPAVVASVDFRLAPEHGFPAPYDDGEAALRWVLAGAGGALPSPPATVFVAGDSAGGNVAHHVVARTPGSVSGLIALQPFFAGETPTASEQRLRDAPFGSPERISWLWRAFLPPGATRDHDAANVPAALRRDAERRRAFPPTMVCVGGWDAHQDRQRDYADALRTAGGAEEVVVAEFPDAIHAFYIFDDLADSKRLLTEVAAFVNRRRAAAAAS, via the coding sequence atggcggcggcggcgagcgacaaACCACCGCTTCCGTGGCGCGCGCTGCTGCTCGTGGGCGCCGTCTCCGTTCTGCACTCGGCGTCGCTCCGCCGCGACGGCACCGTCAACCGCTTCCTCCTGTCGCTGTTCGACCGAGTCGTGCCGCCCAACCCggcccccgacgccgccggcgtgtCGTCCTCGGACCATGCCGTGTCAGACGACCTCCGCGTCAGGATGTTCGTTCCGGCGGCAGTTGCcagggatggcggcggcgatctgCCGGTGGTGGTGtacttccacggcggcggcttcgtgtTCCACTCCGTGGCGTCCGCGCAGTTCGACGCGCTGTGCCGTCGCTTCGCCTCGGCCATCCCGGCGGTCGTCGCGTCCGTCGACTTCCGCCTCGCGCCGGAGCACGGTTTCCCGGCGCcctacgacgacggcgaggcggcactCCGCTGggttctcgccggcgccggtggcgcccTCCCGTCACCGCCCGCCACCGTCTTCGTGGCGGGCGACAGCGCGGGCGGCAACGTCGCCCACCACGTCGTCGCCCGCACGCCGGGCAGCGTTTCCGGGCTCATCGCGCTGCAGCCGTTCTTCGCCGGCGAGACGCCGACCGCCTCCGAGCAGCGTCTCCGCGACGCGCCGTTCGGGTCGCCGGAGCGGATATCCTGGCTGTGGCGCGCGTTCCTCCCACCCGGCGCCACGCGGGACCACGACGCGGCCAACGTGCCCGCCGCGCTCCGTCGCGACGCCGAGCGGCGCCGCGCGTTCCCGCCGACCATGGTCTGCGTCGGCGGGTGGGACGCGCACCAGGACAGGCAGCGCGACTACGCCGACGCCCTCCGCACCGCCGGCGGTGccgaggaggtcgtcgtcgccgagttCCCCGACGCCATCCACGCGTTCTACATCTTCGACGACCTCGCCGACAGCAAGAGGCTGCTCACTGAAGTCGCCGCCTTCgtcaaccgccgccgcgccgccgccgccgcctcctag
- the LOC127780535 gene encoding protein PYRICULARIA ORYZAE RESISTANCE 21-like has product MADKISTVVLNVDLECDRCYKKIRRVLCRIQDKANIKTISYDEKNNAVMVSGPFDADKVCKKLCCKAGRIIKDMQVKGKENKGGKDAAGDKAKPAEKDGGGGKAEKKDAAGGDKAEKKDGGGKPEKEAAKADKAAAAAAKPEKVAKEAKPEKKVKFDVDDAPPAAAATAKPGKVQPFPAGMTQADLAPLLEKLKIAKQQQQQQQQAGPEPPRGEPIAPPMMMPAAQGVAVPSIWPAPAGSLSCYSYNPAAYDQSSYYGGGGYGYGGGAFQAPAGYYGVAPPPAAAAPYDNQGWYYGHRQPYYGNQQQCYEDPNAGGCSVM; this is encoded by the exons ATGGCAGACAAG ATCTCCACGGTTGTGCTCAACGTTGACCTCGAATGCGATCGATGCTACAAGAAGATCAGAAGAGTCCTTTGCAGGATCCAAG ACAAGGCGAACATCAAGACGATCTCGTACGACGAGAAGAACAATGCGGTGATGGTGTCGGGGCCGTTCGACGCCGACAAGGTGTGCAAGAAGCTGTGCTGCAAGGCCGGCAGGATCATCAAGGACATGCAGGTCAAGGGCAAGGAGAACAAGGGCGGcaaggacgccgccggcgacaaggCGAAGCCGGCGgagaaggacggcggcggcgggaaggcgGAGAAgaaggacgccgccggcggtgacAAGGCGGAGAAGAAGGACGGTGGTGGCAagccggagaaggaggcggcgaaggcggacaaggccgccgccgccgccgcgaagccgGAGAAGGTTGCCAAGGAAGCGAAGCCGGAGAAGAAGGTCAAgttcgacgtcgacgacgcgccgccggcggccgcggcgacggcgaagcccGGCAAGGTGCAGCCCTTCCCGGCCGGCATGACACAGGCCGACCTCGCCCCGCTCCTCGAGAAGCTCAAGATcgccaagcagcagcagcagcagcagcagcaggccggcCCCGAACCCCCGCGCGGCGAGCCGATCGCGCCGCCGATGATGATGCCGGCGGCGCAGGGCGTCGCCGTGCCGTCCATCTGGCCGGCGCCCGCCGGCTCCCTCTCGTGCTACAGCTACAACCCAGCAGCCTACGACCAGTCGTCATattacggcggcggcggctacggctacggcggcggcgcgttccAGGCGCCCGCCGGGTACTACGGCgtggcaccgccgccggcggcggcggcgccgtacgACAACCAGGGGTGGTACTACGGCCACCGGCAGCCGTACTACGGCAACCAGCAGCAATGCTACGAGGACCCCAACGCCGGCGGGTGCAGCGTCATGTGA